The Archocentrus centrarchus isolate MPI-CPG fArcCen1 chromosome 12, fArcCen1, whole genome shotgun sequence genome includes a window with the following:
- the LOC115789697 gene encoding proteinase-activated receptor 1-like, which yields MTCTPDNKSKGSGASGAALSYHEGLSEQAQMFLTGPVSTILLPSFYTLVCSISVPINIYALLAFARRIRPKKPAAIYMVNLAFVDLLFALMLPFKISYHFEGNNWKFGWFMCRVVTAAFYWNMYCSVLLIACISVDRLLAVVYPIDSLSWRSPRNTIIACVTMWVLSFAGSVPLTTFDQTFPLTELNITTCHDVYALEKITFLKVYFLTLCCILFFLPLLITVVSYTRVIWTLSRVQQDSPGTSRRRTRAVLMSLIVLVIFVLCFMPTNCLLFAHYLQLNEGFKKNWNASESSYALYVVFLCLGSLNCLLDPLLYYFGSSQCRKQLSNVLRCKEATERSDKNITHSSDSRRFSLKPILKSKKVTNY from the exons ATGACCT gCACTCCAGACAATAAATCTAAGGGAAGTGGAGCATCTGGGGCAGCTTTGTCTTATCATGAAGGACTTTCGGAGCAGGCACAGATGTTTCTAACCGGCCCCGTGTCCACCATCCTTTTACCTTCCTTCTACACACTGGTCTGCTCCATCAGCGTGCCGATTAACATTTATGCTCTGTTGGCCTTTGCTCGGAGGATCCGTCCTAAGAAGCCAGCAGCAATCTATATGGTGAACCTGGCCTTTGTTGATCTGCTCTTTGCACTGATGCTCCCCTTCAAGATCTCCTACCACTTTGAAGGCAACAACTGGAAATTTGGCTGGTTCATGTGCCGTGTGGTCACTGCTGCCTTTTACTGGaacatgtattgttctgttCTTCTCATAGCTTGCATCAGTGTGGACCGGCTGCTTGCTGTAGTTTATCCCATTGACTCTCTGTCTTGGAGGAGTCCAAGGAACACAATCATAGCCTGTGTAACCATGTGGGTATTATCCTTTGCTGGCTCAGTGCCCCTCACCACCTTTGACCAGACTTTTCCCCTCACTGAGTTGAACATCACCACCTGCCATGATGTCTATGCCTTAGAAAAGATCACCTTTCTAAAGGTCTACTTTCTCACTCTCTGCTGCATCCTCTTCTTCCTGCCTCTGCTCATCACAGTGGTGTCCTACACTCGGGTAATCTGGACACTGAGCAGAGTCCAACAAGATAGTCCAGGAACATCACGCAGGAGAACAAGAGCAGTGTTGATGTCTTTGATTGTGCTGGTGATATTTGTGCTGTGCTTCATGCCCACAAACTGTCTACTGTTTGCACACTACCTGCAATTAAATGAAGGATTCAAGAAGAACTGGAATGCATCCGAAAGCTCCTACGCCCTCTATGTGGTGTTCCTGTGTTTGGGAAGTCTGAACTGCCTCCTGGACCCCCTGCTCTACTACTTTGGATCCTCTCAGTGCCGGAAACAACTATCCAACGTGCTGAGGTGTAAGGAGGCTACCGAGCGCAGCGACAAAAACATCACTCATTCATCTGATTCACGGAGATTCAGCTTAAAACCAATCCTAAAATCCAAAAAAGTGACAAACTACTGA
- the LOC115789698 gene encoding LOW QUALITY PROTEIN: proteinase-activated receptor 1-like (The sequence of the model RefSeq protein was modified relative to this genomic sequence to represent the inferred CDS: inserted 2 bases in 1 codon; substituted 2 bases at 2 genomic stop codons): MASGASGADLSYNEALSEQAQMFLTGSMSTIFLPSFYTLVCSISVPINIYALLVFARGIRPKKPAAIYMVNLAFADLLFGLMLPFKISYHFEGNNWKFGELMCRLVTAAFSWNMYCSVLLITCISVDRLLAVVYPIDSLTWRSPRNTIIACVTMWVLSFAGSVPLTTFDQTFPLTELNITTCHDVHSLEMMTFLKVYFLTVCCILFFLPLLITVVSYTRVIWTLSRVQHDSPGTSHRRTRAVLMALTVLVIFVLCFMPTNCLLFAHYLQLNEGFEKNRDASESSYALYVVFLCLGSLNCLLDPLLYYFGSSQCRKQLSNVLRCKEATERSDKNDNTHSSDSWRFILKPILKSKKXKKCXESSEMNSXVTKVVSF; encoded by the exons ATGGCAAGTGGAGCATCTGGGGCAGATTTGTCTTATAATGAAGCACTTTCGGAGCAGGCACAGATGTTTCTAACCGGCTCCATGTCCACCATCTTTTTACCTTCCTTCTACACACTGGTCTGCTCCATCAGCGTGCCCATTAACATTTATGCTCTGCTGGTCTTTGCTCGGGGGATCCGTCCTAAGAAGCCAGCAGCAATCTATATGGTGAACCTGGCCTTTGCTGATCTGCTCTTTGGACTGATGCTCCCCTTCAAGATCTCCTACCACTTTGAAGGCAACAACTGGAAATTTGGCGAACTCATGTGTCGATTGGTCACTGCTGCCTTTTCCTGGaacatgtattgttctgttCTTCTCATAACTTGCATCAGTGTGGACCGGCTGCTTGCTGTAGTTTATCCCATTGACTCTCTGACTTGGAGGAGTCCAAGGAACACAATCATAGCCTGTGTAACCATGTGGGTATTATCCTTTGCTGGCTCAGTGCCCCTCACCACCTTTGACCAGACTTTTCCCCTCACTGAGTTGAACATCACCACCTGCCATGATGTTCACTCCTTAGAAATGATGACCTTTCTAAAGGTCTATTTCCTCACCGTCTGCTGCATCCTCTTCTTCCTGCCTCTGCTCATCACAGTGGTGTCCTACACTCGGGTAATCTGGACACTGAGCAGAGTCCAACATGATAGTCCAGGAACATCACACAGGAGAACAAGAGCAGTGTTGATGGCTTTGACTGTGCTGGTGATATTTGTGCTGTGCTTCATGCCCACAAACTGTCTACTGTTTGCACACTACCTGCAATTAAATGAAGGATTCGAGAAGAACAGGGATGCATCCGAAAGCTCCTACGCCCTCTATGTGGTGTTCCTGTGTTTGGGAAGTCTGAACTGCCTCCTGGACCCCCTGCTCTACTACTTTGGATCCTCCCAGTGCCGGAAACAACTATCCAACGTGCTGAGGTGTAAGGAGGCTACCGAGCGCAGCGACAAAAATGACAACACTCATTCATCTGATTCATGGAGATTCATTTTAAAACCAATCCTAAAAtccaaaaagtgaaaaaaatg tgaaagctCTGAAATGAACTCCTAAGTTACCAAAGTGGTCTCTTTCTAA